The following are from one region of the Cyclopterus lumpus isolate fCycLum1 chromosome 21, fCycLum1.pri, whole genome shotgun sequence genome:
- the LOC117750619 gene encoding LOW QUALITY PROTEIN: SPEG neighbor protein-like (The sequence of the model RefSeq protein was modified relative to this genomic sequence to represent the inferred CDS: substituted 1 base at 1 genomic stop codon): MSMTKVAPPPGCTLNLNDPQVQEATVXIQALYRGHMYRNIPAARVKSSGRKIHKQDYSSKGVKCVPAKVPKGPDNMKAKKGTTVVLKAEIRGEPPPDAAWLKDGDDIDEDDRVFFDIGDTNTILTIKNAKLSDAGRYEVCVENSLGSDQSFMGSTSSDLTSSSATPHRCRYSPEARAGRYSAESLASCIVALRTGPP, from the exons ATGTCCATGACGAAGGTCGCGCCTCCACCTGGGTGCACTCTGAACCTCAACGATCCTCAGGTCCAGGAGGCCACCGTCTGAATCCAAGCCTTGTATCGCGGCCACATGTACCGAAACATCCCC GCCGCTCGCGTAAAGAGCTCCGGGAGAAAGATACATaaacaggattacagcagcaaaggggtaaagtgcg TCCCTGCTAAGGTCCCTAAAGGCCCCGACAACATGAAGGCCAAGAAAGGGACCACAGTGGTGCTCAAGGCTGAAATACGCGGGGAGCCTCCTCCAGATGCTGCCTGGCTCAAAGATGGAGACGACATCGATGAAGACGACAG GGTGTTCTTCGACATCGGAGACACCAACACCATCTTGACCATCAAAAATGCAAAGCTGTCTGATGCTGGCAGGtatgaggtgtgtgtggagaacAGCCTGGGCTCAGACCAGTCCTTCATGGGGTCGACGTCCTCTGACCTAACGTCCTCCTCTGCCACTCCACACCGATGCCGAT ATAGCCCCGAGGCACGTGCGGGGCGATACTCAGCGGAGAGCCTCGCGTCCTGCATTGTGGCTTTAAGAACGGGGCCTCCTTGA